TTACCACCATCAGAATCTTTCCTACAATTTTTTAGGGCAGAATTTTTTAGGGCAGAATCTTTCCTacattaaagagaaaagatcgAAAATTTTGCTACGAAAGGGGTGACAGTATTTGAAATTGGTTAACGGAATAACAAAAGCATTACTACCATCAGaatctttcctacattttcttttcaaggCAGAATCTTTCCTAAGTTATAGAGAAAGGATGCAACATTTCTTTTTTAAGGCAGAATCTTTCCTACGTTAGAGAGAAAAGATCGAAAATTTTGCCAAGAAAAGGGTGACAGTACCTGAAATTGGTTAATTGACACCGTCTTCCCAAACTCTTTAGCATTATATGCCGAAAAATACACCAGGGCAGCATAAGTACTGCTAGCACCCATATCATAGAAAATCACATGCCTCGATCCGTTGGAAAAATCTTTATCAATCCCGTACTGCAACGCCGCCCCGGAATGCTCATTCACCAGAGCCAGCACGTTGATCCCAGCCAGCTCAGCCGCCGCCAGCAGCCCATTCCTCTCCGGCACCCCCATGTAAGGCGGCACAGTCAACACGCAGTCCTTGACTTTACCCTTAACATGCGTTTCCGCCAACCCCACGGCGTACTTCAACAACATCGCCACCAACTCCTCCGCCGTGTACTTCCCATCCTCCTCCTCACCAGTGTCAATAAACGCCACGCCCCTGGAACTTTCGGGGACAATTCGGTAATTTAAGTACGATGACTCCAAAAGCTTCTTCGCTACGCCGTACGGCTTGGCGACGAGGTCCCGGAGGTGGGAGTAGACTTTGTTAGGGTATCGAGCGAGGAGATTGGAAGCTTCTTCGCCGATTAATCGGGTGCCGGAGTGAAATGCGACGAGCGAAGGAGTTTTCCGTTTGGACATCTCGTTAATCGCGATCGAAATCGGAGCTTGACCTGGTTTGAGGTTAACGACGGCAACTTTTAGGGATTCGGAACCTAGATCTATGCTGCACACTGCCGATTGGGAAGGCGACAGGAAACATGATAAGAACAAGGATAGGACGATTCCTAACCGGAATAACATCATTGTGTTCCCTTTCCTCGCCGGCATTGCCAGAAGGAAAAAGTGATTCAAACTCAAATTTGATCGATCGGACATCGGAGAGAGGTGTTGGGGTTCGGCTTCTCTGCGGCttctggtggtggtggaggtggaAAAATAGCAGAGAGGAAGAACCCAGAGAAAgcccggggggggggggagacTTACGTGGAAAAGTCGAGGGGAGATGACTAATGTGGCGAATGGTTGATGGACACGTGGATAAATGTACacgtggaggaatttgaaaggtGTGGTGAGTTGGTCTTCGCGGTTGTCCCATagatcttctttttttttttggacacgATGAATTctggggataatttcacaaacctcccctgagatttatGACAATTTCACTCGACTCTGCTTAGGTTTTACAAgttacactgacctcccttgtTGAAATAAAATGACTATAATGGCCTTCACTTAATAAATAATTCACAGTATAATGAAATGAGattaaaaaagagaagaagaaacctGACCTTTTTCGGTAATCCTCTTTACAAGTTACTGCCAAAAATAATTGTCTTTTACTTATTATTATTCCGTTCTCAACCATTAATCCCTTCCTCCTATAATTCATTCTCAAATTACTATCAACTAGTGTCTATAATTGCAGCCAATCACATCACAAGTGATTCGTCAAACTCTACTATATATTCCCATTCCTCCTTTCTTCACTTTGGAATTGCCAAATCATAAGTTTAGTTGAGGGAttaaatttgatgattgaaataaAATCCGATTTCATGATTAAACTAAAAGGAGATAAGAGGCGCACAATAATAATAGAACAAATAATGCAATCATTGGCGAACAGGGACTGAAATTGGTAGATTTACTAATTTGTTTATCATTCATccaaaaaactttttaaaatgtTAATAAGTACATTTATATATTCTTTGTATGCTTGACAATTGTGGGTTCTGGTTTCGCTATGGAAATAGAGTTTCTTCTTTGTATTTAAGACATTAACATATTTAGAAATTTAATGGTAGGCTAgattattttgttttgagaaGGTGTGGGCATTGGGTTGGAAATTTGGGGTGTGATTAGTTctaaatgaaattttggttttgacaaaatgaatttcttgaaaatctcTACAGTCATAATAATGCCTTTCCTTCTCTTAAATTTGATTAATCTCATCCATGCCTAAATCTCTcctaaaaattttcttcaagGCCATAATGTAGCTCTTGTAGTAGGAGTTAAACCACTTATATAGAACCAAATCATGGCATCCTATGTTGAAAATTATGCAAACATAAGGCAGTTGATTGTGAGTCTGACCATTCCATGGAACCATATAGTGAGAATATTTTCTGAAGAATGGAACGAATCTTCATAATTGAATGCATGCTTTGGGAGAAGCAATTTTATGACTATAATGATGGAATTGCTTGGATTTAGAATTTGGAATTAAACTTATTTGTTATGCTAGTTTGTTAGTATAGTGGGTTTGATTGAAATATGGAAGAAGGCAAttggtaaaataatttttgttttatttttgtacaaaaagtgtagtttaggatttttaagaaaaaaaaatagcctTTTGGgcctatatttttatataaatagtAAAACCAAGGGAGGTACGTATAATTTAATAAACTTGAGGGGAGATCTTTGCAattattagaaacctcaggggaggtttttgaaattatcccttatttaAAGGATAGCTAGAATGACTAAGGCACTTCTATATTTTTGAACAATTAATGTGCAAATCTATTTTGGGATTTTGTTTTAGCAAATAATATTCTTAGACACCTAATTATGGATTTGGCTCCTTGAATTATTAATCCTAACCCTTGTTAATAGGTGAAGACATGCGTATCATACATCTAGATGTGCATTGCGAAAAATAGAGGGAGAATCCACAGAAAAGGAGCCAAGTTCTACTTTCACACATCTGTTATGTTTTCATAtagaaaatggagagaaaattcATCGGAGAAAAGTCAAATTTTAACCTTACCACATCTTTTTGTGTTTTCATACGAAAATTACCTAACTGCAAATTGATTTTGATTGTTATGATTTGTTAAGTTTTGGTCATTCGCCCTGAATttgcataaaataaaaaattttgaggaccaaagttaatttgattaaaatattagGAACTAATTTAGCACATGAACCAAAGATTGAGGATCAAAACTGCATTTCTTCTTAAGTGGTTGATTAGCTAATTTTCTTTCCAGCATTGCCATAGGCTATGAATTATAAACTTAGCAAAAAGAAATGTAATTTATCTTGTTAATCTTGCATACATGATTGTCCCCTTTAATTAACACAAATTGTTACTTCATGTGGTCAtcaaaaaaatcatgaagtCTCTATTATTGGAATTTTTGCTGCATtctaaaagaaaggaaacagaagaacaaaaagaaaggaaatggaaagaaaaaagaaataaagataGGATTAACTTTTTATACTCTGACAATACAGTGACTTTTTTATGCTAGCAATATTTTTCAGCTATCACAATGCAGCCAACATCCACACATTTACATAGACATATCTATCTCTATAGAGAATTCGTTTTTGCATGCCCAGAAGCAGTCATGAACTACAATTTCCCAACTATGGAAGCTCAACCAAAATCAGGCACGGTGAAGTACTCTTTCTCGTCATCTTCCAGTTCAATTCTTGGCTTCTTATAAGGCATGTAGAGTTTGGGTGTTTTATGTGAAGCGCCATTGCTCGACTGTGGCACAGGCAGTTGAGGCACTTCTGCAGCTGATAAGGCTTCCTCCCCTGCTCTCTCACCAAACAGACCAATATCTGAAAACCATTCAAGCTCGCCAAATTCAAGTTGCCCCTTCTGTAAAAGTTTACACCAAAGGCAGCACTTACATTAGACACTGACTAATGAGAGTTAGTCTGGCAGTGGCCAATGGAATCCCATTGGAAAGTCTCTGACGTAAAAGTTTCTGTTGAAATTTATTCTCAGAGGGTACTTAGTCTACCAGTGGCTAATATGATTCCATCAGAAAGTCTCTGATATGAAAGTTCAGTTTTTCTGAAGTTTATCAAGTGATTAGACAGGGATTCAACTCATGCTAGTTTAAGGGTTCTAGAATTTACATAGCTCCTGCAAAAGCATAATACATGAAATGCCAACTGTGCAAGGAGTTACCTTTTACATTCAACAACATCAATCTGCAAAAAGATTCATACTGTGTTTACAGAATAATGTGCCCAAATTGAAGCTTTTGGGATGACATGCTAATATCATGGATCATTCTTTATTAGCAAACTTGCTTATTCAATGTTCAGGATTATTGGTTTCATTTGAATGTAAATAGCTTTATCAATCTCAGCACACTAACAATCATGACTAAAAACAAAGAAACTCTTAATTAGAATAGATCAATCTTAGCAAAAGCCTTGTAATCAGGAAACATTTTTGCTTCTTTACTAGAATTTTCATCACAGGGAATTCAAGAGTAGACGAAGGTTAAAACAAGTCAATCCTCATTATAATCACAGAGGAACAAAATGGTTGGATTTTTGCTGGGAGGTTAAGGATTGTAAAACTGACTTGTTGAGATAGAGCAAATGAGTTAACACTAAGGATCAATAACTGAGCTTGGAGGATAGAACACAAAATTCATAGGGGAATTGAAAAAGTTTAGAAAGCAGTCGAAGAAGGCTCACAAGGATGACAAACCGTTTTAGTATCAGACATCAAGCATATCTGTGAAACTTAATGAGGCGATTGCTGCTGAAATGAgtagatattttgaaaaaactttCACATATTCAAGTCGTCCTACTGATTACTGCAAGGTCTGGCAGCGATACCCCATTAAGTGCCAAAAATGACAAATATGCAGCTAACCATGTGAAGTCAATATTAGAGACGCAATTTTCTTGAGCAGCCAAAAAGGCTCCACGACCTAATGGTATGTGCCCCTTATTTTTTAAATGTTTGGGCAAGATGTTGAAGATTAAAAATGTCGCAGCTATTAAAAGTATTTCTCGAACCAGCTCTTTGTTAGTCCATGCTCAAATCAAATAAGTTCTCAAAATCAGTAATTCTCTGAAGCCTTTCTCAGTTTACGACCATAGGACTTGGATGTGGGCAGAGCCAATTTGAAGACTTCGATCTAAGATTCATTCTGTACGAAAATCAACGCTTTGTATCTGTttgttattttttccttttatattgTAAATACTGTTTGATCTAATTAACTACGGCTACCTATCCTAGCATACTAATGGATGGAATTCACTACAAGGTGTCCAGCTAACTATACAGTAACTTAAATGGGTCAGCTCTCTCACCTTGTCTGAGGAATCATAGTCAGAAAACTGTAATAAGTCATCCACAGCCCAAGAGGATGATGTCATACTAGACAATTGCTGTGTAGGCATCTTTGAAGAAAACTGTTGTTTGGGTGGCTGTGGCTCCATGTGGCTTTTTACACCCTCTTTATTGCAGCTGGAGCTCAAGGCTACCCGAATTCCAGTGGCCAGAAACCTTTGGTGGTTTGCAGCGAGTGTATTAGCGGAGTGGATAGGTTCATCACAATCTCGGCAAAAGAGAGCTCTGTCTTCAACACAGAAAATGAAAGCAGCCTTTTCCTGCATACATATAGTTAGGTTAACAAAACCAACAGATACCCAGCATTACGGTGACATACAAAAGTAAAGCTTTTGAgttgtctttcttcttgttttccttctgTTTCCATGTACAAGGGTGTGACCTTGTACTATTCATGCAAAACCAGTTAAAATTTTGTCTTGCGGAGGTAAAAGTAAGATCATGCATTTAGTAAAGGAAGTGAACAAAGAGAATATAACAATATTCATCAAGCATAATAAAAGCAAAATGTTCTTCTCGTAAGAGGCTATGTCAGATATCTTGTTTACCTCAAAGATTTGCAGAAAATTTAACAAAACAACATTTGTCTTAAGTATTTAAATTGCATTCCAACTTCAAGTCTGACTATACTATGAAAAATCCCAGCACAAATATCAGCGAAAAAATGAGCTCTTTTGCAGTCTCTATGATCCACCACTGACCATTAACCACATTTGCTATTGACATTGCATATTAAAAACAATTATAGAGCAGGATCGGGACGCTCATGAGCAAGGCTTGGTTCAATTTGAGGTTTGTCCATTCCTTTCGCTAGCAAGCGCAACCTTCTGCATGAGcaagctttctctttccttACTTTGTAATGACATATAAATTGAGAATGACGCATCCCGACTTGTTATTCTATTTGAACCATACATGACTTAAAGACGTTTCACGATTTGACCACAAGATCAGCATTTGGTGTTCCCCGTCCTAAGCATTTTCCCTAAGAATTTTTCCTGATAAAAAACCTCCAGTGGTACCAGAAGATGTAAAATCTTCATCATGATTACTGTTATACACAAAAAGGATGCTATCTGAGTTTCCTGCAGATCAtctaaaaaatgcaagatagtTCAGCTGACTTTTTCAGTTACTGTGTTTCCTAGTCAGGGAGAGGAAACTTAGGAACTCTGGtgcaaaaggaaaaatatttaGCTCAGAGTTTAATTCTGGAACATATTGGGAGGGAGAGGAACAAGAACAGTTTGTCAACAAAGGTTAGAGACCCATAAAAGTGGTCTTGATGTTTTGCAGTAATAATATTTTTAGCTGGAGAAGATTCCAAAGACATAGGAAACAGGAGCGAGTTTAAGTTGTGCATTGTCTCAAAACTTTCTCAATAAAGAAGATGGCGATATATAGATCTCAGGAAGTTTGGTAAAGTAGATGATCCAGCGGAGACCATTATCTATAGATTGCATTGCTCTTTCTGCCATTTATTTTCTTGGGCAAAATGTCATAATCTAGCAAGGGATGCTGACAGTTTGGCTGTACTGACATGTTTTGTACAGATTAGGAGGACTTCACCTACAGAGTAAGCAACTCATCGAGTCCATCAAATCAACCGTACATGAAACGGCCTTTGGGGGTAATTACATGCTACCATAAGCACGCTTCTCTCACCTCTTCCCTCTAGTCACCAATTACTAGATGAGGCCACGAAATATCATTTTTATGCACTGTCAATCTCACTTTTATGTTTGTACACTTGAGAAGAGATATACCGGCGCTGACATTGATGTCAGTTTTAGCACAATGACAATGAACTAGGCATGCAGTCTAAACCAATTCACACAATATGGTCTAACGGATGACTTCACATAAATATTAGATTATTGACTGGTGCATATTATCCACTTTGATCGCTAAAAACAAAGATGTTTACATTGTAATTGATGGTAAAGCATTTATCATGGTCTTAATTTCCTGAAATAAGCTATCTATCGAGTAGCACGATATTTTAAACCAAGCGTAAACCAAAGAGTTGCTTCTAATGTACACAATGACATATCCCAATATCACATTAATCAACTGCTATTCCGTCAAGGAatcaacatcacaaacaagaaACCTTCCTCAAAAAAGCTCCTTCCTTCTCCACCAAGAAGTCAGATTCCACCTTAAGAAATCAAAGCTACAAGGAGAAGGAACTAAAAGCAACGTTCAGCATAAATCGAAGTTGCCATGTACTACTacttttcaaaacaaaaacaggGTATAAGATCCTCCATTAAGCAACTCCGATCCTAGTTGCTAAATCTATCAGCCTCTAACCGGAGTGGTGGAAGACTGATCCTTATTAGTAGGTGAAGGGCCTCAAGAAAATGCTACTTGAATGCCATTCAAAAGAAACGTCATCTTGAAAATCTAACCATTAAGGTAACACAACTCAAGAGGGAACAATGAAAATATCCTTAAAGAACtatgaattcaaattcaaaaccaACACTTGCTTTAAATTGCAAGACTTAACTGGGATTCAGACAAAAACCTACTCTATTCTCCAAAACCACAGAAATGAAGGCAACCAACAACTCAAAATTCCGACTCAGCAGACTCTGAATTGACTACACAGTTAACACAAAACTCAGAATTTCCACATTGATAAACGTACAAATTGACTAACATAGAATCTAGTACGCAGCCATTAAGTGCATCAAGATGCAAGAAGCAGGCTCCTAAGTAATTAATCTGACTACAAAAACAGAGCTAAGCAAAccacaacaaaaagaaaagagggtgCTGGGGTTTTAAATCATACTCGGCAGATGTCACAGGGAGGAAGCTTGTTGGAAAGGGATTGAAGATGGAGCCTCTGATGCTTGCTTGCCAACTTGTTTGCAGCATGTACCTCAAGATCACATTTTGCACACAAGGCTGCCTCATCCGCACAACATATCACAGCTGCCTGAGCTTTCTCACACACATCACACAGGATCTTCATCTTCCTTCGTTAACTTTTCTTCTTCTACTTATAACTCACTGTATCAGTCAAGTATCTGTTACAACTATTTAAGCACTAATACACTCCAGAACTCCCTAACGACACAGTCTAGTTTGGCTGGCACATTAAACCCATCAAGCCAAGCTGCtgatcttttttgttttttcgaGAATGAGACTATACCAAAAAAGAGTTCGGTTTATAAGTTCTTAGCCTTTATGCGAACTCATTAGTTGACAACACAACCCCGTGATTGGGTGTTTTCAACCAAATACTTGTGCACCAATGATAACATGGCAAGAAGAAGGGAAGGGAAAAGGACAGTGGCCAGAGTGGCCCTTTCGATTTTACTACAATAAGTGAATGAAAAAGAGAGACAAGGGAGTGATTGGCGGAGCATTCAAAGAATTGGTGTGTCGATTTAATGGGGTATCAAATACTAGAACAGAGTTGAGACAGCAGCGCAATGGTGGGGTTAAATGTTATCTTCCCATGTGTGGCTGTAGAGGGACTGAATGGTGCAGCGCCAAAGCTAGCGGCCACaacattttatttttgtaatcttctttttctttatataAGAAGAAAGTGATACTCCTCCAATTGGATGGACCTCTCTGGATTCTGGATTTCTCCAAAAGAAATAGACACTTCTTTTATTTTCGCTTGCTCGCGTACAGCTTTGCTCCACGCGGATACTTTTAAGAGCAAAATAAAATCTCTGACCTCTCATCAGAGCTGTTAAGTCAATCGAGTAGCTCGAAAACTCGTTAGAGCTCGACTCGTTAAGACTTGAGTTCGGCTCGTTAATTTTggttaacgagtcgagctcgagctcgaaacatACTCGTTTAGTTAAAGAGCCGAGTAAGCTTGGCTTGTTTGATACTTGTTAGAGCTCGTTAATGAAGGacatatttgtcattttagaaattaaaattataaaaattaaaaattatagattTTTATTAAGATTAATTTGcacgagctcgaactcgagctcgtgaagctcgaactcgagctcgtgaagctcgaactcgagctcgtgaagctcgactcgtttgtgataaacgagtcgagctcgagctcgagctcaagctacatgtacatttaacgagtcgagttcgaacacattttaaagctcgttttcctaacgagctcgagtcgagttcggCTCGAATTAAACTCGAATCGAGCTCGGCAGCCAAATactcggctcgactcgactcgattaacagctctaccTCCCATCCAATGTGTTGTCAATCTTTCCCTGTTTAGGGCCATAGTCATTAAATTCGGTCCAATTCAATGGTTTAACCgatcaatttgatgatgaaCCGATCATCTAATCATATTGGATTAGCAGTTGAACAAGTAATTTGTTGACTAATAAATAATTCGTTGGTTTAATCAATAAATTCATAAAATTAGTCTATTCAATCACTCATTCGGTAATTATACTAGCTTTACTAATTCTagtatattattttattatattatataatcaCTTGCTCAATCAATGAATTCACGACGATTGATCCGTTACCCTATTAAACCGAATGATTTTTGGGACCTTTGGTACTCTTAATATGCCTCCTTGAACTACAATCTAAAGAGACTAtgattttcttttcccccttttaagTATTTtatggaaaagaagaaaacaacaaaatgcagGATGGAATTCCAATCCTTGTAGAAAGGCAGGCTACTCTTTTGGAGGTGTCCAGAAgatattttatttccttttccttcatttctgtTTCGGCGGATTTTTTCTGTGGTCAATATTTCCTGAGATTTGAACCAGAGGTCCATCCATGTACGAGAG
The DNA window shown above is from Coffea arabica cultivar ET-39 chromosome 5e, Coffea Arabica ET-39 HiFi, whole genome shotgun sequence and carries:
- the LOC113688062 gene encoding B-box zinc finger protein 24, which produces MKILCDVCEKAQAAVICCADEAALCAKCDLEVHAANKLASKHQRLHLQSLSNKLPPCDICREKAAFIFCVEDRALFCRDCDEPIHSANTLAANHQRFLATGIRVALSSSCNKEGVKSHMEPQPPKQQFSSKMPTQQLSSMTSSSWAVDDLLQFSDYDSSDKKGQLEFGELEWFSDIGLFGERAGEEALSAAEVPQLPVPQSSNGASHKTPKLYMPYKKPRIELEDDEKEYFTVPDFG